CCAACGACTACCAGGTGGGCCAGACCGGCAAGATCGTCGCGCCGCAGCTGTACGTGGCGGTGGGCATCTCCGGGGCGATCCAGCATCTGGCCGGCATGAAGGACTCGAAGGTGATCGTCGCCATCAACAAGGACGAGGAGGCGCCGATCTTTCAGGTCGCCGACTACGGTCTGGTGGCGGATCTGTTCGAGGCCGTGCCCGCGCTCCTGGAGTTGTTCGAATGACGGCGGTCTCACTTTATCTTCCGGCGCATCAACTCCCTCCGCTCTGATCGCTGGAGTATTGGTCGGCTCGGATTGCGGTTCGAGCCGACATTTTTTATTGTGAATGGAGTTATGGGCTCCTATGCGTGAATCGATGAATCTCGACGTATTAATCGCCAACGACAGCCCGGAGGGGCATAAGGGTCAAGCGAGTGGTTGGCGCGGCAGATGCCTAAATATCGGTGTGTCTCGTCGAGAGGGCGGCCGGGATCGGTGTCGGATAAATACCAAATCAGAGCAATCCGCACTTGGCGGCTCAAAGAGGTCTACCCGCTTCGACTAAATGGCTGCCCGGTCCGAGCAGGCGTCACTTCCACATGTGGCAGCAGCGCTTCGGCTAAGCGCACGACATCTACACGGCTACTCGACGGTGTTGTCGTTGAGGCGCACAACTGTCGGAGCATCTTCGCACCGGCGATCGCCATGTGGCGCCTCTAGGCAACAACGACGAAAGCTCTTCTACGTAGGGGCTGCCGCCGCAATGCGCGAACCCAACACTTCGGCCGCCCCGTCGAAATATTCGAAATAGTGCAGTTTGTCGCCGATGCGTGGGCGGATGAGGCTCTTGTGCGACAGGTCGCCGTCGCCTCGCATTGAGGCGAAGCCGCAGCCCGCAAGTGCGCTCCGAGGTTCCCGAACGACGCAACGATTGGGTACTTCACATCCATGACCAACTGGGGCTCGCCGCGAAATCGGAAAATTCTACGCACGTTAGTGTCATGGATAGATACGGCAATCTGACGTACATGCGCACAAGGAGGGCAACACATTGCCCGCTGCTACCTCTACCATCCGCCTTGAAGCCCGGATCGGCACCGATCTCTATTCGATGGTCAAACGCGCCGCTGAACTTCAGGGGCGCACTCTGGCTGACTTCGTGGTTGCTGCCGTCCAGAAGGCCGCGCAACACGCGATTGAGCAAGCGGAAGTCATCCGCCTGTCACGGGTCGATCAGGCGTGCTTTGCACTGCTGCTGCTGTCACCGCCGCAGTGGGCTCCAGCGTTGGAGCGCGCTTTCGCGCGTCGCCGCAGGTTGCTGCATGAGCTGTGCGCCGTCCCAGGGGTACCCGAGTGTGAAGGAGGCTCCCGCGCATGAGCACATTACGTCACTGAGAAGTGGATGAGGAAAGCTGGTCAGCACATCGCGGTGCTTTGGTGCCGGAATGCCCGAGGATGCTGGCGTCGAGAGAAGAGACTATTGGCAAGAACGCTAGGCAGAGGGGCATGTTGAGCCGCCAAGTTGCTGAGCGTAATATGGCCGTGGATCAGCAACGCCTGTGAGGTGAAGCGTGTCAGACGCGTTCATATCGATCGTTTCGATTCTGGGGGGAACCTTGGCGTTCGCGTGCCTTCTCGTCATCGCCTTCTATCTGAAGATGCGGCATGCCTCGAATAGCGCATCCAGGGAGCATCTGCGGGCGCGCACTCGACGTTCCCGTACTGGGCGCAGTCCGGCCCGGGGGCAAGGCCCTCGATCGATTGGTTATCGTCGGGGAACCGATGGATGCCGGGTTTGAACCAACCTAGCGCCCCTTCACGAGCGACATTGGCAAGGCTCGAGAAGCGCGGCGCTCTCTTGCACTCGCATCGTCAAAGCATCGTTTGGCTAGCCACGTTGGTTCAGCGCAGGGTGGAGGAGTCGGGTGACCTCACCGGATTTGATGCCGAGGCCTGGCTGGATGAATGCCTGTTTCAAGTCGACCCGGCGCTTGGGGGGGCTGCTGCCGATTGCTTACTTGGCCGAGCCTGATGTTGTTGCTCTGCGCGCAGGCCAGTGTGTATTACTGACCCCTCGCTAGACGGAGAGACAAGAGTAGAACCCTGCCGAGATCGTCGGCAGCAGTGAGATCGCGGCGTCGGATTGTGATGGTGCCGGATATCCGTGAAATGGACCTCGTGCTGTCGTCTGGCCAAATGACGTTTCCCCGGATGCTCAAAGAGGGGAGAGCGTCGCGGGCGGACAAGCAACAGGCGTTTCTCAAGCGATCTTAGGGGAGTTTAGTGATTTTCGATAAACTCCCCTAACCTTCCTCGATATCGGGAAGTAACGTTGGGTGTCAGATGCGGGGGGGGGACGCTGGTCAGGCATGGATGGCGCGGATCAGGGATGCTCCATTCATGTTGTTCAACGCCGGGATCTGCTCAGCATCACGAAGCGCAACCGACTGGTGATCCAGATGGTCGGATGCTCGGCCGAAGGTCGAAATAAACTGGTGAGCGGGGAAGAGGGGTTGAGCTTCCAGATCGACGTTTTTGTGGGATGGTTGTGACATCGGCACGATCGGGCTGAAGTGAGCGGACTGGAACGTCACAAATCGGTGTTGTGAGAAACTCAACAAATCAAAGGCTTAGCCGATTGGTGCCGATTCTCCACCACGCGATTGCTCTGCACGCCGAGCAAAATTATTAGCCTCATAACCCGGGGTCGTAGGTTCAAGTCCTACCCCCGCAACCA
The nucleotide sequence above comes from Nitrogeniibacter mangrovi. Encoded proteins:
- a CDS encoding type II toxin-antitoxin system TacA family antitoxin, which codes for MPAATSTIRLEARIGTDLYSMVKRAAELQGRTLADFVVAAVQKAAQHAIEQAEVIRLSRVDQACFALLLLSPPQWAPALERAFARRRRLLHELCAVPGVPECEGGSRA